The following proteins are encoded in a genomic region of Helicobacter macacae MIT 99-5501:
- the nuoH gene encoding NADH-quinone oxidoreductase subunit NuoH, which translates to MSGFVIETIVKILVVVLVFSFLGGFGTYIERKVLARFQRRLGPSYVGPFGLLQFLADGVKLFTKEDICPQGANRLIFMLAPVIAMMSAFIAMAPIPFFGDIEIFGLTISPIISDINVGLLFFLSVGAVGIYAPLLAGLSSGSKYSLLGAARACVQLLSFEVVSVLSVLPPLMLVGSLSLVAMNDYQAGGFFDWLIFKQPLAFIIFLVASYAELNRTPFDLLEHEAEIVAGFCTEYSGLKWGMFFVAEYAHLFAFAFVISLIFCGGYAPLWFIPGGLAIVLKVCFFVFLAMWARATFPHIRPDQLMSMCWKVLLPLALLNLAITGVIMLL; encoded by the coding sequence ATGAGTGGCTTTGTCATTGAAACGATTGTAAAGATTCTAGTAGTGGTGCTAGTATTTTCGTTTTTGGGTGGGTTTGGCACATATATTGAGCGCAAAGTGCTAGCGAGATTTCAGCGCAGACTTGGACCTAGCTATGTGGGACCTTTTGGGTTGCTACAATTCCTAGCTGATGGGGTAAAACTCTTTACCAAAGAAGATATTTGCCCTCAAGGCGCAAATCGCTTGATATTTATGCTAGCACCTGTCATAGCAATGATGAGCGCGTTTATCGCTATGGCTCCTATTCCGTTTTTTGGAGATATAGAGATTTTTGGGCTAACGATTTCGCCTATCATTTCAGATATAAATGTCGGGTTATTGTTTTTCCTCTCTGTGGGCGCAGTGGGGATATACGCTCCACTTCTAGCAGGGCTATCAAGCGGCTCAAAGTATTCACTTCTAGGAGCGGCTAGGGCGTGCGTGCAGTTGCTTAGCTTTGAGGTTGTATCCGTGCTTAGCGTGCTACCTCCGCTTATGCTTGTAGGCTCACTATCTTTGGTAGCTATGAATGACTACCAAGCGGGTGGATTTTTTGATTGGCTGATTTTTAAGCAACCACTAGCTTTTATCATATTTTTGGTAGCAAGCTATGCCGAGCTAAACCGCACGCCATTTGATTTGCTAGAGCACGAAGCCGAGATTGTCGCAGGATTTTGCACGGAGTATAGTGGGCTTAAATGGGGAATGTTTTTTGTAGCAGAATACGCACATTTATTTGCCTTTGCGTTTGTGATTTCGCTTATATTTTGCGGTGGATATGCCCCGCTGTGGTTTATCCCCGGTGGGCTAGCTATCGTGCTAAAGGTTTGCTTTTTTGTATTTTTGGCTATGTGGGCTAGGGCGACATTCCCACACATTCGCCCCGACCAGCTGATGAGTATGTGTTGGAAAGTATTGCTTCCACTTGCGTTATTAAACTTAGCCATTACAGGCGTTATAATGTTGCTATAA
- the nuoI gene encoding NADH-quinone oxidoreductase subunit NuoI, with translation MNKNYALIPHNKPPKSAFGAFAKSVKRICGLDLLKGLGLTLKEFVSTPATIHYPAQVIPFSPRYRAVHSLQRLLESGNERCIGCGLCEKICTSNCIRIITHRGEDNRKKIDSYSINLGRCIFCGLCAEVCPELAIVMGQRFENTSEARAQFATKNELLVSKEEARAHSLVEFSGFGSISQGADKRLKGTPVAFDLPSNESSSNPNGEPNGVDSTLDNKNSLLSSTDLAQNPQAPKGDD, from the coding sequence ATGAATAAAAACTACGCGCTAATACCTCACAACAAACCACCCAAAAGCGCGTTTGGTGCGTTTGCAAAAAGTGTAAAAAGAATATGCGGACTTGACTTGCTAAAGGGGCTTGGACTTACGCTAAAAGAGTTTGTATCCACTCCTGCGACTATCCACTATCCAGCCCAAGTGATTCCATTTTCTCCACGCTACCGCGCAGTTCATAGCTTGCAGCGATTGCTAGAATCAGGTAATGAGCGGTGTATCGGCTGTGGGCTATGCGAAAAAATCTGCACAAGCAACTGCATACGAATCATCACACACAGAGGGGAGGACAATCGCAAAAAAATTGATTCTTATAGTATCAACTTAGGTCGTTGCATATTTTGCGGACTTTGCGCGGAGGTGTGCCCAGAGCTAGCTATCGTTATGGGACAGAGATTTGAAAACACAAGCGAGGCTAGAGCGCAGTTTGCTACCAAAAACGAATTGCTTGTAAGCAAGGAGGAAGCTAGAGCGCATTCTTTGGTAGAATTTAGTGGATTTGGCAGTATCTCACAAGGTGCAGATAAACGGCTAAAAGGCACGCCCGTAGCGTTTGATTTGCCAAGTAATGAATCAAGTAGCAATCCAAATGGAGAACCAAACGGAGTGGATTCCACTTTGGATAATAAAAATTCGCTATTATCTAGCACAGATTTAGCCCAAAATCCACAAGCCCCAAAAGGAGATGACTAA
- the nuoK gene encoding NADH-quinone oxidoreductase subunit NuoK: protein MESISTHFGTYLNIHHFLFLATLIFALGLFGMLRRKNILMLFLSSEIMLNGLNIALVALGRMFGDANGEIFALFVIAIAASEVAIGLGLVLLWYRSGISGSKSLDIDTLNKMRG from the coding sequence ATGGAATCAATATCTACACATTTTGGCACTTATCTAAACATTCATCATTTTTTATTCCTTGCTACGCTTATTTTTGCGCTAGGGCTTTTTGGTATGCTTAGACGCAAAAATATCCTTATGCTATTTCTCTCAAGCGAAATAATGCTAAATGGACTAAATATCGCTCTAGTCGCGCTTGGTAGAATGTTTGGCGATGCAAATGGCGAGATTTTCGCACTTTTTGTCATCGCTATCGCTGCTAGCGAAGTGGCTATCGGGCTTGGGCTAGTGCTACTGTGGTATCGCAGTGGTATAAGCGGCTCAAAATCCCTTGATATTGATACGCTAAATAAAATGAGGGGGTAA
- the nuoL gene encoding NADH-quinone oxidoreductase subunit L, with protein MQNFENLALLLVALFAPLCGCVFAALFSASKPKLALGVINSLFVGLSFVASAILLYQVCGLARFGDSHLAESSLVDSYTLVNISLFEWLVLGNFGVDFSFSLDRISAVMIFAISLVSMLVHIYSIGYMKDDKGFNRYFSFLSGFVFSMMFLVLSDNFLGLFVGWEGVGVCSYLLIGFWYQKASANFASIEAFISNRIADLGMLLGIFLIFYAFGSLEYEVVFGSIDESEISQKILLFVGILLFIGAMGKSAQFPFHTWLANAMEGPTPVSALIHAATMVTAGVYLVIRANPLYSEIPHFGEIIAYLGTFVAIFAASMAVVNNDLKRIIAYSTLSQLGYMFVAAGLGAYSIALFHLFTHAFFKSLLFLGAGNVMHAMHDELNIKKMGNLARPLKYTMIFMLIGNLALCGIPPFAGYFSKDLILEFSFSAEYKILWILLVFGAFLTAFYSFRLFMLVFFCKGSSCDLAHDSSHNLSCDSLNNLPSHSTPHEASSLMLLSMLPLAILAIIAGFFNTSFFALLSQAIPFEMPHGDLSEEILALIALGVSAFGIIFAILRYAKKSSKISQNTTQESTHKNPNNLLYDLLSNQYYIPKIYEWIFVKGFSKLCDFVACKIEKGIMLKIISLLERFLVFLSKILSLLQNGSLSSSLRLMSFGVLLLLCSVVFLFIGGR; from the coding sequence ATGCAAAATTTTGAAAATCTAGCACTGCTTTTAGTCGCGCTATTTGCGCCACTATGTGGGTGTGTGTTTGCCGCGCTATTTTCTGCAAGCAAACCAAAGCTAGCACTTGGCGTGATAAATTCACTTTTTGTGGGGTTATCTTTTGTGGCAAGCGCGATACTGCTATATCAAGTGTGTGGCTTAGCACGATTTGGAGATTCTCATTTGGCAGAATCTAGCTTGGTAGATTCTTATACGCTAGTAAATATCTCACTTTTTGAATGGCTAGTTTTGGGAAATTTTGGAGTGGATTTTAGCTTTAGCTTAGATAGGATTAGTGCGGTTATGATTTTTGCCATTTCGCTAGTTTCTATGCTTGTGCATATCTACTCTATCGGCTATATGAAAGATGACAAAGGTTTTAATCGCTATTTTAGCTTCCTAAGTGGCTTTGTGTTTTCAATGATGTTTTTGGTGCTAAGTGATAATTTTTTGGGACTTTTTGTCGGCTGGGAGGGGGTGGGCGTTTGCTCGTATTTACTCATTGGATTTTGGTATCAAAAAGCAAGTGCAAATTTTGCAAGTATAGAAGCATTTATTAGCAATCGTATTGCGGATTTGGGAATGCTACTTGGCATATTTTTGATTTTTTATGCCTTTGGTTCGCTTGAATATGAAGTGGTGTTTGGAAGCATTGATGAGAGTGAGATAAGTCAAAAGATTTTGCTTTTTGTGGGGATTTTGCTTTTTATAGGAGCTATGGGGAAATCTGCGCAGTTTCCATTCCATACTTGGCTTGCAAATGCTATGGAGGGTCCCACACCTGTATCCGCGCTTATCCACGCTGCGACTATGGTAACTGCGGGTGTGTATCTTGTGATTCGAGCAAATCCTTTGTATAGCGAGATTCCACATTTTGGCGAGATTATCGCATATCTTGGGACATTTGTAGCGATTTTTGCAGCTTCTATGGCGGTGGTAAATAACGATTTAAAGCGCATTATCGCTTATTCTACACTATCCCAACTTGGCTATATGTTTGTGGCTGCTGGGCTTGGGGCTTACTCAATCGCTCTTTTTCATCTCTTTACTCACGCGTTTTTCAAATCGCTACTTTTCTTGGGTGCTGGCAATGTAATGCACGCAATGCACGATGAACTAAATATCAAAAAAATGGGGAATCTAGCCCGCCCGCTAAAATACACGATGATTTTTATGCTTATTGGCAATCTTGCGCTGTGTGGGATTCCACCCTTTGCAGGATATTTTTCTAAAGATTTGATTTTGGAATTTAGCTTTAGCGCAGAGTATAAAATCTTGTGGATTTTGCTCGTGTTTGGGGCATTTCTCACAGCGTTTTATAGCTTTAGATTGTTTATGTTGGTTTTCTTTTGCAAGGGTTCATCTTGCGATTTGGCACACGACTCATCGCATAATCTTTCTTGTGATTCATTGAATAATTTGCCTAGCCACTCTACCCCGCACGAAGCAAGCTCCCTTATGCTTCTTTCAATGCTTCCACTTGCGATTTTGGCTATCATTGCTGGGTTTTTTAATACTAGCTTTTTTGCCCTGCTTTCTCAAGCGATTCCCTTTGAAATGCCACACGGGGATTTAAGCGAAGAGATTTTGGCACTTATCGCACTTGGTGTGAGCGCGTTTGGGATTATCTTTGCGATTTTGCGATATGCGAAAAAATCATCAAAGATTTCACAAAACACCACACAAGAATCCACTCACAAAAACCCTAACAACTTGCTTTATGATTTGCTATCAAATCAATACTATATCCCCAAAATCTATGAGTGGATTTTTGTCAAAGGATTTTCTAAGCTATGTGATTTTGTAGCGTGCAAAATCGAAAAAGGAATTATGCTAAAAATCATTAGCCTACTTGAGAGATTTTTGGTATTTCTTAGCAAGATTCTCTCACTGCTACAAAACGGCTCGCTTAGTAGTTCGCTTAGACTTATGAGCTTTGGTGTGCTACTACTGCTATGCAGTGTGGTATTTTTATTTATTGGAGGTAGATAA
- a CDS encoding NADH-quinone oxidoreductase subunit M — translation MEYLLSVIIAFPLIASVIGFNLEERVAKIFGVVASAIELVLVLGLWVGFDSSSPQLQFEHYFVLVESLGIHYHIGVDGISLFLVVLSGIVVFLCAIYMAERILPNHFIASLLALEGILMGVFSAQNVLLFYVFWEISLLPLLYMIGVWGSAEKKENIKAALTFFLYTFFASLIMLLGIIYYAYLFFLHNRFWSFELSDWYAFSLPSEYQCLLFLAFFFAIAVKIPMIPFHSWLPKAYGNAPTIGTILLSALLLKMGTYALVRFSVPLFPDASVDLQLLVLALGLVMIIYGGLVAYAQKDIKQVIAYSSISHMGVVVLGVFSFSVIGVGGAVFMMFAHGVVSAMLFMLVGIIEDRYAKNCALIDFASIDEAKLNKARLEGRKIANLGGLASIAPVLCGIFGVAMMANVGLPLSIGFVGEFFSLLGVFEHYPIIAFLGGLTIIISGAYMLVLYKKIFFGEIKNQNLTNFKDIDSSQKGIMAVFVVLVIFFGVYPKPILKPIETSSQSILQIAYERTHNDKSKERIEYSLYPYSRKAEIIPTIPSDILQLQEEVILRESSDIDALNQSIQSSENIESSLDFAPSPTNPTNLTNTPSVANPSATKSVNGENK, via the coding sequence ATGGAATATTTACTATCCGTGATTATTGCTTTTCCGCTGATTGCAAGTGTGATAGGATTTAATCTCGAAGAGAGAGTGGCAAAAATCTTTGGCGTGGTGGCAAGTGCTATTGAGCTAGTGCTGGTTCTTGGGCTTTGGGTAGGGTTTGACTCCTCAAGTCCGCAGTTGCAGTTTGAGCACTATTTCGTGCTAGTAGAATCGCTTGGGATTCATTATCATATAGGGGTTGATGGGATTTCGCTATTTTTGGTGGTGCTAAGTGGGATTGTGGTGTTTTTGTGTGCGATATATATGGCAGAACGCATCTTGCCAAATCATTTCATCGCTTCGCTACTTGCGCTAGAGGGCATACTTATGGGCGTATTTAGCGCACAAAATGTGTTGCTGTTTTATGTTTTTTGGGAGATTTCACTTTTGCCACTGCTATATATGATAGGTGTGTGGGGAAGCGCAGAGAAAAAAGAAAATATCAAAGCCGCACTTACATTTTTCCTATATACATTTTTTGCCTCTCTTATTATGCTACTAGGCATTATTTATTACGCGTATTTGTTTTTCTTACACAATCGATTTTGGAGTTTTGAGCTTAGTGATTGGTATGCCTTTAGTTTGCCTAGTGAGTATCAGTGCTTGCTATTTTTGGCGTTTTTCTTTGCTATCGCAGTAAAAATCCCTATGATTCCATTTCATTCTTGGCTACCAAAGGCTTATGGCAATGCCCCGACTATCGGCACGATTTTGCTTTCAGCACTATTGCTAAAAATGGGAACTTACGCGCTTGTGAGATTTAGCGTGCCGTTATTTCCTGATGCTAGCGTGGATTTACAGCTACTTGTGCTGGCACTTGGGCTAGTGATGATAATCTATGGTGGGCTAGTAGCTTATGCCCAAAAAGACATAAAACAAGTGATAGCATATAGCTCTATCTCACATATGGGCGTGGTGGTGCTTGGCGTGTTTTCTTTTAGTGTGATTGGGGTAGGGGGAGCGGTGTTTATGATGTTTGCTCACGGCGTGGTAAGTGCTATGCTATTTATGCTTGTGGGGATTATCGAGGATAGATACGCAAAAAATTGTGCCCTGATAGATTTTGCGTCTATTGATGAAGCAAAGCTAAACAAAGCAAGACTAGAGGGGAGAAAAATCGCAAATCTTGGTGGGCTAGCTTCTATCGCTCCTGTGCTTTGTGGAATCTTTGGCGTGGCGATGATGGCAAATGTGGGATTGCCTCTTAGCATAGGATTTGTAGGGGAGTTTTTTAGCTTGCTTGGGGTGTTTGAGCATTATCCTATCATTGCTTTTCTTGGTGGGCTCACTATCATCATTTCTGGAGCTTATATGCTAGTGTTGTATAAAAAAATCTTTTTTGGCGAGATAAAAAACCAAAATCTTACTAACTTCAAAGATATAGATTCTTCTCAAAAGGGCATTATGGCGGTGTTTGTGGTGCTAGTGATATTTTTTGGTGTCTATCCTAAGCCAATCCTAAAGCCCATAGAAACAAGCTCCCAATCCATCCTCCAAATCGCCTATGAGCGCACTCATAACGATAAAAGCAAGGAGCGCATAGAATACAGCCTCTATCCATATTCGCGCAAAGCAGAGATAATCCCAACTATACCAAGTGATATTTTGCAGCTACAAGAGGAGGTTATTTTACGAGAGTCTAGCGATATAGACGCGCTAAATCAATCCATACAATCAAGCGAAAATATAGAATCTAGCCTAGATTTTGCACCAAGTCCCACAAACCCAACAAATCTCACAAACACACCGAGTGTAGCAAACCCAAGTGCGACAAAATCTGTAAATGGAGAAAACAAATGA
- a CDS encoding tetratricopeptide repeat protein: MLLFQSAGSLEISTTFGKQDNEGFSVLTLRNQTPFACQEIFDAAGTDISIECKIDSVPDRGFSGLENDFFKVTYKMIEKQFYLYIYPKYRQKLFSIPKNPKQGFVIDKYPAMVADVWQIVGFKEQIPFLSPQAEQRNGLDFPVRIEGEAMPMMPELNSDNRPLVATKNRDFEAYSDVIKLMERKAYITAINDINYALKENPDSVFRRDLTYLRIIAMINLDLEEQEPIINAAQDWLRAFSADPDVPEILYILANSYNKENIPSEAEHYYKRISDEYPQSRFSPLAKMQLAIMQRTSSSPIYVRMNFQGAYTEAKDLPSASEVALQWALFELEQSPQNPTSLDRGRDLISKVLQVYPAFFLDEKSPTLDIIEDLLDNKLYDLAARLTLYLHDNSEDAQKEQYGFDLGEYYELAGGPQSKSSIFARLSKISICQRSPRKR, encoded by the coding sequence TTGTTGTTATTCCAAAGTGCGGGTTCGTTAGAGATTTCTACGACCTTTGGCAAGCAGGACAATGAGGGGTTTTCTGTCCTCACGCTAAGAAATCAAACCCCCTTTGCGTGCCAAGAAATCTTTGATGCGGCAGGGACTGATATTTCCATAGAATGCAAGATTGATAGCGTGCCTGATAGAGGATTTTCAGGGCTTGAAAACGATTTTTTCAAAGTTACTTACAAAATGATAGAGAAGCAGTTTTATCTCTATATATACCCCAAATATCGTCAAAAACTTTTTTCTATCCCCAAAAACCCCAAGCAAGGCTTTGTGATTGATAAATATCCTGCTATGGTTGCAGATGTGTGGCAAATCGTGGGCTTCAAAGAGCAAATACCGTTTTTAAGCCCACAAGCCGAGCAAAGAAATGGGCTAGATTTCCCCGTGCGCATCGAGGGAGAAGCGATGCCTATGATGCCCGAGCTAAATTCTGATAATCGTCCGCTAGTTGCCACAAAAAACCGCGATTTTGAGGCGTATTCTGATGTGATTAAACTTATGGAGCGCAAAGCATACATAACCGCTATCAATGACATAAACTACGCACTAAAAGAAAATCCAGATTCTGTGTTTCGCAGAGATTTGACTTATTTGCGAATCATTGCGATGATAAATTTGGATTTAGAGGAGCAAGAGCCTATCATCAATGCCGCGCAGGATTGGCTAAGAGCATTTTCTGCTGACCCTGATGTCCCAGAGATTCTCTACATACTTGCAAACTCATACAACAAAGAAAATATCCCCTCTGAAGCAGAGCATTATTATAAACGCATTAGCGATGAGTATCCGCAGTCGCGCTTTTCTCCGCTTGCCAAAATGCAGCTAGCCATTATGCAGCGCACAAGCTCTTCGCCAATATATGTTCGTATGAATTTTCAAGGTGCTTACACAGAGGCAAAAGATTTGCCAAGTGCTAGCGAGGTGGCACTGCAGTGGGCTCTTTTTGAGCTAGAGCAAAGCCCACAAAATCCCACCTCACTTGATAGAGGAAGAGACTTGATAAGCAAAGTTTTGCAAGTCTATCCAGCGTTTTTCCTCGATGAGAAATCCCCCACGCTAGACATTATAGAGGATTTGCTAGATAATAAACTATATGATTTGGCTGCAAGGCTTACGCTATATTTGCACGATAATTCTGAAGACGCTCAAAAAGAGCAATACGGCTTTGATTTGGGCGAATACTACGAGCTGGCAGGGGGCCCACAAAGCAAATCAAGCATTTTTGCAAGATTATCCAAAATCTCAATTTGCCAAAGAAGTCCAAGAAAGAGATGA